The following are from one region of the Zea mays cultivar B73 unplaced genomic scaffold, Zm-B73-REFERENCE-NAM-5.0 scaffold_554, whole genome shotgun sequence genome:
- the LOC118475680 gene encoding transcription factor MYBS1-like — translation MTTLATDTAAWTREEDKAFENAVAASAAPPADGPPDDGWFTALVASVPARTAEEVRRHYEALVEDVAAIEAGRIPLPRYAGEESSAATPEGSGAAGPSTPKDGGGGSGHRREERKGGVGADAGKSCSKAEQERRKGVPWTEEEHRLFLLGLDKFGKGDWRSISRNFVISRTPTQVASHAQKYFIRLNSMNRDRRRSSIHDITSVTAGEVATAGAPITGGGPTAAGAMPMGPGGMKHHHPVPPMGMYGHAPMGHPVAGHMVAPAAVGTPVMFPPGHHSPYVLPVGYPAPPTKMHQ, via the exons ATGACCACTCTGGCGACGGACACGGCGGCGTGGACACGGGAGGAGGACAAGGCGTTCGAGAACGCGGTGGCAGCCTCCGCGGCGCCGCCGGCCGACGGGCCGCCTGATGATGGCTGGTTCACGGCGCTGGTGGCGAGCGTGCCGGCGCGAACGGCGGAGGAGGTGCGGCGGCACTACGAGGCGCTGGTGGAGGACGTGGCCGCTATCGAGGCCGGCCGCATCCCGCTCCCGCGCTACGCTGGGGAGGAGTCGTCCGCGGCGACGCCCGAGGGCTCCGGTGCCGCCGGCCCCTCCACGCCCAAGGACGGAGGAGGAGGGAGCGGGCACCGACGCGAAGAACGGAAGGGCGGCGTCGGCGCTGACGCGGGGAAGAGTTGCTCTAAGGCCGAGCAGGAGCGGCGCAAGGGCGTGCCGTGGACGGAAGAGGAGCACAG GTTGTTCTTGTTGGGTCTGGACAAGTTCGGCAAGGGCGACTGGCGGAGCATCTCGCGCAACTTCGTCATCTCGCGGACGCCGACGCAGGTGGCGAGCCACGCGCAGAAATACTTCATCCGCCTCAACTCGATGAACCGGGACAGGCGCCGCTCCAGCATCCACGACATCACCAGCGTGACCGCCGGCGAGGTGGCCACGGCCGGCGCGCCCATCACGGGCGGCGGCCCGACCGCGGCGGGGGCGATGCCGATGGGGCCGGGCGGCATGAAGCACCACCACCCGGTTCCGCCGATGGGCATGTACGGGCACGCGCCCATGGGCCACCCGGTCGCCGGGCACATGGTGGCGCCGGCGGCCGTCGGCACGCCGGTCATGTTCCCGCCGGGCCATCACTCGCCCTATGTCCTGCCGGTGGGATACCCGGCGCCACCGACCAAGATGCACCAGTGA